Genomic segment of Hugenholtzia roseola DSM 9546:
CTCCTAACCTCTGGCTTCAATAAATAAGGCAAATTCTCAATCGCTACCGATTTGAAGCCCTGATAAGAGCTTTCATAGGGGTAATTTGTGTCAAAAATAAGCACTTTTTTTTGATGCTTTTTTTGATACAAAGCAATTTCTTTCAGCGAAGTGTAGGTTTTGCCGACCCCTTTCGCGCCTGCTACCACCATTAGCATGGGTTCTCTCATTACTTTTCGGGTTGTTTTT
This window contains:
- a CDS encoding DEAD/DEAH box helicase family protein encodes the protein MREPMLMVVAGAKGVGKTYTSLKEIALYQKKHQKKVLIFDTNYPYESSYQGFKSVAIENLPYLLKPEVR